In the genome of Christensenella timonensis, one region contains:
- a CDS encoding AIR synthase family protein — protein sequence MKQGKLTNEKLQEFIIDQITPRNAETVVGAGVGEDCCAVRLEGGLCIVSTDPITAASEQTGTLAIHINANDIAAAGARPLAALVTLLIPPSATEERVSKVMQQLIQTAEGLGIDIIGGHTEVTDSVNRLIVSVTMIGKPVAPGRIFKTADMKMGEDIILTKYAGLEGTSIIASDFASELDGLLTQEDQEQLAQIKDSLSVVTDGTVAASVAGVSAMHDVTEGGVIGALCEMCGASGTGADVDFGKIPIYPVTRKICGHYGIDVFGLISSGSMLITAQNGEEVVKALAKAGVGAAVIGKVTTRGVFDISGGKRRELTPYRADELYEVLKRRAF from the coding sequence ATGAAGCAGGGAAAATTGACCAACGAGAAACTGCAGGAATTCATCATCGATCAAATTACGCCCAGGAACGCAGAAACCGTAGTTGGTGCAGGCGTGGGCGAAGATTGCTGTGCGGTGCGCCTGGAAGGCGGGTTGTGTATCGTATCGACCGACCCGATCACTGCTGCGAGTGAGCAAACAGGAACGCTGGCGATCCATATCAACGCAAACGATATCGCTGCCGCAGGGGCGAGACCCCTTGCGGCGTTGGTAACGCTGCTGATCCCGCCGTCAGCGACAGAAGAACGTGTTTCCAAGGTAATGCAGCAACTGATCCAGACGGCCGAGGGGCTCGGGATCGATATCATCGGCGGGCATACGGAGGTAACGGACAGCGTAAACCGCCTGATCGTTTCCGTCACGATGATCGGTAAGCCGGTGGCGCCAGGCAGGATATTCAAAACCGCAGATATGAAGATGGGGGAAGATATTATCCTGACCAAGTACGCGGGGCTGGAGGGAACGAGCATCATTGCCAGTGATTTTGCCAGCGAGCTGGATGGGCTCCTGACACAGGAAGATCAAGAGCAGCTTGCGCAGATCAAGGATTCCTTAAGCGTTGTCACGGATGGGACAGTTGCGGCGAGCGTCGCAGGGGTTTCTGCGATGCACGATGTGACCGAGGGGGGCGTGATCGGTGCGCTGTGCGAAATGTGCGGCGCCTCTGGTACGGGTGCGGACGTTGATTTTGGGAAGATTCCTATATACCCTGTGACACGTAAAATATGCGGACACTACGGGATCGACGTCTTTGGGCTGATATCGAGCGGCAGTATGCTGATCACTGCCCAAAACGGCGAAGAAGTCGTGAAAGCGCTTGCAAAAGCGGGCGTAGGAGCGGCTGTGATCGGCAAGGTGACCACGCGAGGGGTTTTCGATATATCCGGCGGGAAACGCAGGGAACTCACCCCTTACCGGGCGGACGAATTATATGAGGTCTTGAAAAGACGGGCTTTTTAA
- a CDS encoding YicC/YloC family endoribonuclease, producing the protein MTGFGKSEIAIDGRRMRVEIKTVNHRFLDINIRQPRFMMFLEEDARKFLKQSLSRGRVEVFINYSSERLDAKKVIADMPLLHAYLNAAREICAKTGVADDLTVSQLMRLPDAVTYEDENSDQDALRELLFTNLEAALRELSAAREKEGAQLKKDIDARLDMILSYVETIAGKEHVIVEEYKKKLQDRIEDILDGAEVDEQKLAQEVAFYADRCNITEELVRLKSHVKQMKASGEETTPQGRNMDFIVQELNREFNTIGSKTQDGEILKMVIAGKGEVEKIREQIQNIE; encoded by the coding sequence ATGACAGGCTTTGGAAAAAGCGAAATTGCGATCGATGGCAGAAGGATGCGTGTGGAGATCAAGACGGTGAACCACCGTTTTCTGGATATCAACATCCGCCAGCCGCGCTTCATGATGTTTTTGGAAGAGGATGCCCGCAAATTTTTGAAGCAATCCTTGAGCCGCGGCCGGGTGGAGGTGTTCATCAATTATTCGTCGGAGCGCCTGGATGCTAAAAAAGTGATCGCGGATATGCCGCTGCTGCACGCTTACCTCAATGCGGCCAGGGAAATCTGCGCCAAAACGGGCGTTGCGGACGACCTTACGGTTTCGCAGCTGATGAGGCTGCCGGACGCGGTCACCTATGAAGATGAGAATTCCGATCAGGATGCATTGCGTGAACTGTTGTTCACAAACCTCGAAGCGGCGCTCAGGGAATTATCAGCGGCACGCGAAAAAGAAGGCGCGCAGTTGAAAAAGGATATCGATGCAAGGCTGGATATGATCCTTTCTTATGTGGAAACGATTGCGGGAAAAGAACATGTGATCGTTGAAGAATATAAGAAAAAGCTGCAAGACAGGATCGAGGATATTTTGGACGGCGCGGAGGTCGACGAGCAAAAGCTCGCGCAGGAAGTTGCTTTTTACGCCGACCGCTGCAACATCACGGAGGAACTGGTGCGCCTTAAAAGCCATGTCAAGCAGATGAAGGCAAGCGGGGAGGAAACGACGCCGCAGGGGCGCAATATGGATTTCATCGTACAGGAATTGAACCGCGAATTTAACACGATCGGCTCCAAAACACAGGATGGCGAGATACTGAAAATGGTGATTGCCGGAAAAGGTGAAGTGGAAAAGATACGGGAGCAGATACAGAACATCGAATAA
- the remA gene encoding extracellular matrix/biofilm regulator RemA, translated as MAIKLINIGFGNIVSANRLIAIVSPESAPIKRIISEARAKGMLIDATYGRRTRAVVIMDSDHVILSAVQPETVAHRIVSKDNDEQDD; from the coding sequence ATGGCTATCAAATTGATCAATATTGGTTTTGGTAATATTGTTTCAGCCAACAGGCTGATCGCGATCGTCAGTCCGGAATCTGCGCCCATCAAGCGTATTATTTCGGAAGCGCGTGCAAAGGGCATGCTGATCGACGCAACTTACGGACGCCGTACGCGTGCCGTGGTCATTATGGACAGCGATCACGTGATTTTGTCGGCAGTGCAGCCGGAAACGGTAGCGCACAGGATCGTATCCAAGGATAACGACGAACAGGACGACTAA
- the gmk gene encoding guanylate kinase, whose translation MDTKGKLIVISGPSGCGKGTIVDKLLQQDGSLQLSISATTRMPRGTEENGVNYFFKSEEEFEQMIRDQAFLEYADVFGKYYGTPKEYVLGKLKQGKNVILEIDVQGAMQVIKNYPEAVTIFILPPSEEVLLGRLKGRGTETEEQIMKRFGKAKAEMEYAQQYGYRVVNDDLDTAVAEVKNIIDHAS comes from the coding sequence ATGGACACAAAAGGAAAATTAATCGTTATTTCAGGCCCTTCCGGGTGCGGTAAAGGTACGATCGTCGATAAGCTGCTCCAGCAGGACGGCTCGCTGCAGCTATCCATCTCGGCCACGACGCGTATGCCGCGCGGCACGGAGGAAAACGGTGTGAACTACTTCTTCAAATCGGAGGAAGAGTTTGAACAGATGATACGAGACCAGGCCTTTTTGGAATATGCGGATGTATTTGGGAAATATTACGGAACGCCCAAAGAGTATGTGCTCGGCAAGCTTAAGCAGGGCAAAAATGTTATCCTTGAGATTGACGTACAGGGCGCTATGCAGGTGATCAAAAATTATCCGGAGGCAGTGACGATCTTCATCCTGCCGCCTTCGGAGGAAGTCTTGCTCGGCCGACTCAAAGGCCGCGGCACCGAAACGGAAGAACAGATCATGAAACGCTTTGGCAAAGCGAAAGCGGAAATGGAATATGCGCAGCAGTATGGTTACAGGGTCGTGAACGACGATCTTGACACGGCTGTTGCGGAAGTGAAAAATATTATAGACCACGCATCATAA
- the rpoZ gene encoding DNA-directed RNA polymerase subunit omega — protein MIHLELNDLLKKVDCRYTLIVETAKRARQLIDGAQPLTEKVDPNPVSQAVNEVLNDKVTYIRVTDGIK, from the coding sequence ATGATACATTTGGAATTGAATGATCTATTGAAAAAAGTCGACTGCAGATATACGCTGATCGTGGAAACGGCGAAGCGTGCAAGGCAGCTGATCGACGGGGCGCAGCCGCTGACGGAAAAGGTCGACCCCAACCCTGTTTCGCAGGCTGTAAACGAAGTGCTGAACGACAAAGTAACATACATCAGGGTGACAGACGGTATCAAATAA
- the coaBC gene encoding bifunctional phosphopantothenoylcysteine decarboxylase/phosphopantothenate--cysteine ligase CoaBC, translated as MMLNGKNVLLGVTGGIAAYKSAYLASGLKKAGAAVDVVMTQAAAKFVTPLTFETLSAAPVTTDMFSREKPWEVEHIALAQKADLAVIAPATANTIAKLACGIADNMLATTILACTCPVVVVPAMNTAMYENIATQVNLQILKDRGFIVMNPAEGALACGTSGAGRMREPQEIIDFLQELPMEKGNGLAGKKVLITAGPTREAIDPVRYITNRSSGKMGYALAAGALGEGAEVMLVSGPVSISPPQGASLYPVESAHQMYKQVMELKDSADIIIMCAAVADYSPKLREEHKMKKQDTLSLELVKTHDILSEVGKEKKAYLVGFAAETQNIEQYAKGKLEKKNLDMIVANDVSGTETGFDSDYNAVSVYRRDGSVVHLPKGRKADIAVSIIREIIKSIG; from the coding sequence ATAATGCTGAACGGGAAAAATGTACTGCTTGGTGTAACGGGCGGGATTGCCGCATATAAAAGCGCATATCTTGCAAGCGGCCTCAAAAAAGCCGGCGCTGCGGTGGATGTGGTCATGACACAAGCCGCCGCAAAATTTGTTACGCCCCTGACGTTTGAAACGTTGAGCGCGGCTCCGGTAACGACAGATATGTTTTCGCGCGAAAAACCGTGGGAAGTGGAACACATTGCCTTGGCACAAAAAGCTGACCTGGCGGTGATCGCCCCGGCAACGGCGAATACGATCGCCAAACTTGCCTGCGGTATTGCGGACAATATGCTCGCCACGACCATTCTCGCGTGTACATGCCCGGTTGTGGTCGTTCCGGCAATGAATACGGCGATGTACGAAAATATCGCGACACAGGTCAACCTGCAAATTTTGAAGGATCGGGGATTCATCGTAATGAACCCGGCGGAAGGGGCGCTTGCTTGCGGGACATCGGGTGCGGGGCGCATGCGCGAACCGCAGGAGATCATTGATTTTTTGCAGGAGCTCCCAATGGAAAAGGGGAACGGCCTTGCAGGTAAAAAAGTCCTGATCACGGCGGGCCCTACGCGTGAAGCCATCGATCCGGTACGCTATATCACGAACCGTTCGTCCGGTAAGATGGGCTATGCGCTTGCGGCGGGTGCGCTGGGCGAAGGGGCAGAGGTCATGCTTGTGAGCGGGCCGGTGAGTATCTCGCCTCCGCAGGGTGCCAGTTTGTACCCTGTGGAAAGCGCGCATCAGATGTATAAGCAGGTCATGGAGCTCAAAGACAGCGCGGATATTATCATCATGTGCGCGGCGGTGGCAGATTACAGCCCGAAGCTGCGTGAAGAGCACAAGATGAAAAAACAGGATACCCTTAGCTTGGAGCTGGTGAAAACGCACGATATCCTGTCGGAAGTGGGCAAAGAAAAAAAGGCGTATCTGGTCGGTTTTGCCGCGGAAACGCAGAACATAGAGCAATATGCAAAGGGGAAGCTTGAAAAAAAGAACCTGGATATGATCGTCGCCAATGACGTATCCGGGACAGAAACGGGCTTTGACAGCGACTACAATGCGGTTTCCGTATACCGGCGCGACGGCAGCGTGGTGCACCTTCCAAAAGGGCGCAAAGCCGATATCGCGGTATCGATCATACGGGAAATCATCAAAAGCATCGGCTAA
- the priA gene encoding replication restart helicase PriA yields MYAKVIVDITHTQVDRVFEYRIPQELHIEPGMRVSVPFGKSKETEGIVIGLAQTPEFPPEKIKPILSALEDFCALTQEQIDLACFIKEKYNTTLASALRFMIPAQLRGGKVGAKTQSIVRLAVSGRALCEAKKAMLKQNGEVRFHRQLEVIERLEKEGALPASALNASAVKSLQRKGIVSTGKEEVSRIPFKQPVGKIEDYTLTDTQQKILDTIRTSDQRSFLLHGVTGSGKTEIYIRVIRDALEQGRTALMLVPEISLTPQTYLFLKQRFTEEIAVFHSGLSAGERYDEWMKVKRGQAKIVLGARSAVFAPLENLGVVIIDEEHETSYKADNYPKYTAHEIAKKRCELSGAILILGSATPQVETYYKARQGEMQILKMPQRLFGLSLPTVEVVDLRAELSKGNRSAISGSLYEALDDTLARGKQAMLFLNRRGYSTFVMCRSCGYVVKCDSCDVTMTYHKSQDMLKCHYCGRTKTPEHICPECGKPHLKYFGVGTQQIEEQLRDLFPQARILRMDLDTTGTKDAHLKIFRQFAAHEADILIGTQMITKGLDFEGVTLSAVLAADTMLNIPDYRSAERTFSHITQIAGRAGRKEAGKVILQTYNPEHYAVQYASRHDYDGFYEYEIRMREMAMLPPFSTYVQIQFSGEENGQVVLAVKEFIRRLKTVLLPHKHDIISIRAAEAAIRRIRNMERYNILIHLKNGEDGLIYSIYQVFNQFHYQNVLTGIDINPVNMA; encoded by the coding sequence TTGTACGCAAAAGTGATCGTGGATATCACACATACCCAGGTCGACCGGGTGTTTGAGTACCGTATCCCACAGGAACTGCATATCGAGCCCGGTATGCGCGTCAGCGTACCTTTTGGCAAAAGCAAAGAGACGGAAGGTATCGTGATCGGCCTGGCGCAGACGCCTGAATTCCCGCCGGAGAAGATTAAGCCTATCCTCTCGGCGCTGGAAGATTTTTGTGCGCTTACGCAGGAACAGATCGACCTTGCGTGCTTCATCAAGGAGAAATACAATACAACGCTTGCCTCTGCCTTGCGATTCATGATCCCCGCGCAGCTTAGGGGGGGCAAAGTTGGGGCAAAAACGCAAAGCATAGTGCGGCTTGCCGTTTCCGGCAGAGCGCTGTGTGAAGCGAAAAAAGCGATGCTTAAGCAAAACGGGGAAGTCAGGTTCCACAGGCAGCTGGAAGTTATTGAAAGGCTGGAAAAGGAAGGAGCGCTTCCCGCAAGCGCGCTCAATGCATCTGCCGTAAAGTCTCTGCAGCGCAAGGGGATTGTTTCAACGGGAAAAGAAGAAGTATCGCGCATCCCTTTTAAGCAGCCTGTCGGAAAGATCGAAGATTATACACTCACGGATACACAGCAAAAGATACTGGATACGATCCGCACTTCGGATCAAAGGTCTTTCCTGCTGCATGGCGTGACGGGCAGCGGAAAAACAGAAATCTATATCCGCGTGATCCGCGATGCATTGGAACAAGGAAGAACGGCATTGATGCTTGTTCCGGAAATTTCCCTGACGCCGCAGACATACCTGTTCTTAAAGCAGAGGTTTACAGAAGAAATCGCCGTTTTCCATTCAGGGCTTTCGGCCGGCGAGCGTTACGACGAATGGATGAAGGTGAAGCGTGGACAGGCAAAGATCGTCTTAGGGGCGCGCAGCGCCGTATTTGCGCCGCTTGAAAACCTTGGCGTCGTCATCATTGACGAAGAACACGAAACGAGCTACAAGGCGGATAATTACCCTAAATACACTGCGCATGAAATTGCAAAAAAGCGATGTGAATTAAGCGGCGCGATATTGATCCTCGGCAGCGCTACCCCGCAGGTCGAAACGTATTACAAGGCGCGGCAGGGGGAAATGCAGATATTGAAAATGCCGCAGCGGCTGTTTGGCCTCTCCCTTCCGACTGTGGAGGTTGTCGACCTGCGCGCCGAATTGAGCAAAGGGAACCGCAGCGCCATCAGCGGAAGCCTTTACGAAGCACTGGACGATACGCTTGCGCGGGGCAAGCAGGCTATGCTCTTTTTGAACCGCAGGGGATATTCGACCTTTGTCATGTGCCGTTCGTGCGGATATGTGGTCAAATGCGACAGCTGCGACGTGACGATGACCTACCATAAATCGCAGGATATGCTGAAATGCCACTATTGCGGCCGTACAAAGACGCCCGAGCATATCTGCCCGGAGTGCGGCAAGCCGCATCTGAAGTATTTTGGCGTAGGTACGCAGCAGATCGAGGAACAGCTCCGGGACTTGTTCCCGCAGGCGCGGATATTGCGGATGGATCTGGATACGACAGGAACGAAGGATGCACATTTGAAGATATTCAGGCAGTTTGCCGCGCATGAAGCGGATATCCTGATCGGTACGCAGATGATCACCAAGGGACTGGATTTTGAGGGCGTAACGCTGTCGGCGGTTCTGGCGGCGGACACGATGCTCAACATCCCGGATTACCGCAGTGCGGAGCGCACCTTTTCGCATATTACACAGATCGCCGGGCGCGCGGGGCGCAAAGAAGCCGGAAAGGTGATCCTGCAGACATATAATCCGGAGCATTACGCCGTACAATACGCGAGCAGGCATGATTATGACGGCTTTTATGAATATGAGATCAGGATGCGGGAGATGGCCATGCTCCCACCTTTTTCCACTTATGTGCAGATACAGTTTTCAGGAGAGGAAAACGGGCAGGTCGTATTGGCGGTAAAAGAATTTATCAGGCGATTAAAAACCGTGTTATTGCCGCATAAACATGATATAATAAGTATACGGGCGGCGGAAGCCGCGATCAGGCGGATCAGGAATATGGAACGTTATAACATACTGATCCATCTGAAAAATGGGGAAGATGGACTGATCTATTCGATCTATCAGGTATTCAACCAATTCCATTATCAAAATGTACTGACCGGTATCGACATCAATCCGGTCAATATGGCTTAA
- the def gene encoding peptide deformylase: protein MATRTILEGDNPRLRKISRPVGAINKRIIDLLDDMAQTMYEARGVGLAAPQVGVLRRVVVIDVGDGLVELINPEIIKTEGTQREEEGCLSLPEDNGYVIRPAKVVVRALDRNGDTQEYTGEGLLARAFAHEIDHLDGVLFTDKMVERITDDDHDGEQDEHETEL from the coding sequence GTGGCTACAAGGACAATATTAGAGGGGGATAATCCCAGGTTACGGAAAATTTCAAGGCCGGTCGGGGCGATCAACAAGAGAATCATCGACCTGCTCGACGATATGGCGCAGACGATGTATGAGGCGCGCGGCGTGGGACTTGCGGCGCCGCAGGTAGGCGTTTTGAGGCGCGTAGTCGTGATCGACGTAGGCGACGGTCTTGTGGAGCTCATCAACCCGGAGATCATAAAAACCGAGGGGACGCAGCGGGAAGAGGAAGGCTGTCTTTCGCTGCCGGAGGACAATGGATATGTGATCCGTCCGGCAAAAGTCGTCGTGCGCGCACTCGACCGCAATGGCGATACGCAGGAATACACAGGCGAAGGTCTTTTGGCGCGCGCATTCGCCCATGAGATCGACCATTTGGACGGCGTTTTATTTACGGACAAAATGGTGGAACGTATCACGGACGACGACCATGACGGGGAACAGGACGAACATGAAACGGAACTTTAA
- the fmt gene encoding methionyl-tRNA formyltransferase, with the protein MKRNFKIVFMGTPDFAVPVLKMLIDEKYDVAAVFTQPDRKAGRGHKESPPPVKVLAEQYGIPVFQFEKVSKPDGVAALKELEPDLMVTAAYGHILSEEVLAIPQYGCINVHASLLPRLRGAAPIQWAIINGEKRTGVTTMYTVRALDAGDILEQEETGIPADMTAGELYNVLSEMGARVLKRTLEKLADGTLRRKPQNEEEATYFPMFKKGFGEIDFCKPSHTIVDFVRGTNPAPGAYMRYHGEKIKVFRVCADEYRGEEPCGSVVVANDRQGLGIKTKDGLVWVEEMQRQGAKRMPAKDSLRGKKIDAGYIFQKEEEGVN; encoded by the coding sequence ATGAAACGGAACTTTAAGATCGTATTTATGGGAACGCCGGATTTCGCCGTTCCCGTTCTTAAGATGCTGATTGATGAGAAATATGATGTTGCGGCAGTGTTCACGCAGCCCGACCGGAAGGCCGGCAGAGGGCATAAGGAATCCCCGCCGCCTGTCAAGGTCCTGGCGGAGCAATACGGGATCCCGGTTTTTCAGTTTGAAAAGGTAAGCAAACCCGACGGGGTGGCTGCCTTGAAGGAATTGGAGCCGGATCTTATGGTTACGGCGGCATATGGGCATATCTTGTCGGAGGAGGTACTGGCTATCCCGCAGTATGGGTGTATCAACGTACATGCGTCGCTGCTTCCCAGGCTGCGCGGCGCGGCGCCCATCCAGTGGGCGATCATCAATGGCGAGAAAAGAACAGGCGTAACGACGATGTACACGGTGCGCGCTCTTGACGCCGGCGATATTTTGGAACAGGAGGAAACAGGTATCCCTGCCGATATGACGGCGGGGGAGCTATATAATGTGTTGAGTGAAATGGGCGCCCGGGTACTAAAGCGCACGCTGGAAAAGCTGGCGGACGGGACGCTCAGGCGCAAGCCGCAAAACGAAGAAGAAGCGACCTATTTTCCGATGTTCAAGAAAGGATTTGGCGAAATCGATTTTTGCAAGCCATCCCATACTATCGTGGATTTTGTCCGGGGAACAAATCCTGCGCCCGGGGCATATATGCGTTACCACGGCGAAAAAATCAAGGTGTTCCGTGTATGTGCCGACGAATACCGAGGAGAGGAACCCTGCGGCAGCGTTGTTGTCGCCAACGACAGGCAGGGATTGGGCATCAAAACGAAAGACGGATTGGTCTGGGTCGAGGAGATGCAGCGGCAGGGCGCTAAGCGTATGCCCGCTAAAGACAGCTTGCGCGGGAAAAAGATCGATGCAGGATACATTTTCCAAAAAGAAGAAGAGGGCGTTAATTGA
- the rsmB gene encoding 16S rRNA (cytosine(967)-C(5))-methyltransferase RsmB codes for MNARQVSLDILSNVLKNQSYLNLELKHTLKPSWTIEDRRFITALVNTTIENLYRIDYILQQFTQGKRLHTVIRNILRLGVCQLAFFESVPVSAAVNESVKLVKRSSKPQLKGFVNAVLRNISKNLGKIDYPDRKKDPAGFLHVFYSYPKWLCEKYMNEYGVDFTEQMLSYRADNSLTCIRVQERESFAVTDQYLPGRYCDDAYYIKNASNIENMPMFLDGIITVQGEASMLCVRAAGIAQQDRVLDTCAAPGGKSAYAAKIASDGHVSALDIHEHRAQLIGKTFARLHTENADIRVADASRYDRSLGEYDVVLVDAPCSALGLLYRKADIKISKNEDDIETLVVLQRKILKACAKYVKSGGVLLYSTCTIDQNENEDNIRWFLKENKEFREADLKSYLPGKLAQYAKGCTLQLFPHRDGIDGFFMARMERI; via the coding sequence TTGAATGCACGGCAGGTTTCACTGGATATCCTATCCAATGTACTGAAAAACCAAAGTTATCTGAATCTGGAATTAAAACACACTTTAAAACCGTCATGGACGATCGAGGACAGGCGGTTTATTACTGCGCTCGTCAATACGACGATCGAGAACCTATACCGCATCGATTACATTTTGCAGCAGTTTACGCAGGGAAAACGCCTGCATACGGTGATCCGTAATATTTTGCGGCTGGGCGTGTGCCAGCTCGCGTTTTTTGAATCAGTACCCGTTTCGGCGGCGGTGAACGAGAGCGTCAAGCTGGTTAAAAGGAGCAGTAAACCGCAGCTTAAAGGCTTTGTCAATGCGGTGCTGCGCAATATATCCAAAAATCTCGGCAAGATCGATTATCCGGACAGGAAAAAAGACCCGGCTGGGTTCCTGCATGTATTCTACAGCTACCCTAAATGGCTGTGCGAAAAATATATGAACGAATATGGCGTCGATTTCACGGAACAGATGCTTTCTTACCGCGCGGACAATTCTCTTACCTGTATTCGCGTACAGGAGCGGGAAAGCTTTGCAGTGACGGATCAATATCTGCCGGGCAGGTATTGCGACGATGCCTATTATATCAAAAACGCTTCTAACATCGAAAATATGCCTATGTTTTTGGACGGCATTATCACTGTACAGGGAGAGGCTTCCATGTTATGCGTGCGCGCGGCAGGGATCGCGCAGCAGGATCGGGTACTCGATACGTGCGCTGCGCCGGGCGGAAAGAGCGCCTATGCGGCAAAGATCGCTTCGGACGGACATGTCAGCGCGCTGGATATCCATGAACACCGGGCGCAGCTGATCGGCAAGACGTTTGCGCGGCTGCATACGGAAAACGCCGATATCCGCGTTGCCGACGCTTCCAGGTACGATCGTTCGTTGGGCGAATACGACGTGGTGCTTGTGGATGCGCCGTGTTCTGCGCTGGGCCTTTTGTACCGTAAAGCGGATATCAAAATATCCAAGAATGAAGATGACATTGAAACCCTTGTGGTTTTGCAGCGGAAAATCCTGAAAGCGTGCGCAAAGTATGTGAAAAGCGGCGGCGTCCTCCTATACTCCACCTGCACGATCGATCAAAACGAAAATGAAGATAATATCCGTTGGTTCCTGAAAGAAAATAAGGAATTCCGTGAGGCGGATTTAAAATCATACCTGCCTGGAAAACTGGCGCAGTATGCTAAGGGATGCACCTTGCAGCTTTTCCCGCACCGGGATGGGATCGACGGCTTTTTTATGGCAAGAATGGAAAGAATATGA
- the rlmN gene encoding 23S rRNA (adenine(2503)-C(2))-methyltransferase RlmN: MRKLLDYSLDELKTLLEDTGEKPFRAKQVMQWLVQGKRFDEMTNLSLSLRRKLKGRYTEGYAEIVRVLASKDGTKKYLFAFEDGCMVESVFMQKDYGNTICVSTQVGCRMGCVFCASGANGFVRNLTAGEILAQVIAVNADNGEGRAITNIVLMGMGEPLDNYDNVVKFLRLVNARDGLNIGMRNISLSTCGLAGKIDRFAQEGLPVTLSISLHAASDGKRAQVMPVANRYSLREIISAANNYFLKSGRRIIIEYAVIDGFNDGTEDVELLRELLLGLNCHVNLIPLNDNSGVALKAPAKRRVYAFCDMLSKAGLSATVRKSMGSDIAGACGQLKQQYQSEK; this comes from the coding sequence ATGAGAAAACTGCTTGATTACAGCCTTGACGAGCTAAAAACGTTACTGGAAGATACCGGCGAAAAACCATTTCGCGCCAAGCAGGTGATGCAGTGGCTTGTGCAGGGGAAACGTTTTGACGAAATGACAAACCTGTCTTTATCGCTGCGCCGGAAATTGAAAGGGCGTTATACGGAGGGGTATGCGGAAATTGTCAGGGTGTTGGCCTCAAAGGACGGTACCAAGAAGTATTTATTTGCTTTTGAAGATGGGTGCATGGTTGAAAGCGTCTTTATGCAAAAGGATTATGGAAATACCATTTGCGTATCTACACAGGTCGGCTGCCGTATGGGCTGTGTGTTTTGCGCCTCCGGCGCAAACGGGTTTGTCAGGAATTTGACTGCGGGCGAGATCCTGGCACAGGTAATTGCTGTCAATGCGGATAATGGAGAAGGCCGCGCCATCACTAATATCGTGCTCATGGGTATGGGGGAACCGCTCGATAATTACGACAATGTCGTAAAATTCCTGCGTCTTGTAAACGCCAGGGACGGGCTTAATATCGGTATGCGCAATATATCGCTTTCCACCTGCGGCCTGGCAGGAAAAATCGATCGGTTCGCACAGGAGGGACTTCCCGTTACGCTGTCCATCTCGTTGCATGCGGCAAGCGATGGGAAGCGCGCGCAGGTTATGCCTGTTGCCAACCGATATTCCCTGCGGGAAATCATCTCTGCGGCAAATAACTACTTTTTAAAAAGCGGCAGACGTATTATAATAGAATACGCAGTGATCGATGGGTTTAACGACGGGACAGAAGATGTGGAGCTGCTCAGGGAACTTCTTTTGGGGCTCAATTGCCACGTCAACCTGATTCCGCTCAACGATAACAGCGGCGTCGCCCTGAAAGCGCCCGCTAAGCGCAGGGTATATGCCTTTTGCGATATGCTTTCAAAAGCGGGACTGTCTGCAACAGTACGCAAATCCATGGGCAGCGATATCGCAGGCGCATGCGGTCAGTTAAAGCAGCAATATCAATCGGAAAAATAA